The following are from one region of the Microbacterium paraoxydans genome:
- the coaE gene encoding dephospho-CoA kinase, producing the protein MPLIALTGGIASGKSTIANRLAELGAVIVDADRIVREVQAPGSEVLGAIARTFGDEVIAGDGSLDRAALGATVFADPGRLAQLNAIVHPAVRAESQRRFDAAFRADPDAVVVYDVPLLVEARVDDPWDAIVVAHAPEEVRLERLVGLRGMTPEEARRRIAAQVPDERRLAIADVVIDTAGSIADTLAQTDALWGRLRAHGRGPDVGGAAYA; encoded by the coding sequence ATGCCGCTCATCGCTCTCACCGGAGGCATCGCGTCGGGGAAGTCCACCATCGCGAACCGGCTCGCCGAGCTCGGCGCGGTGATCGTCGACGCTGATCGGATCGTGCGCGAGGTCCAGGCGCCGGGATCCGAGGTGCTCGGCGCGATCGCGCGGACGTTCGGCGACGAGGTCATCGCCGGAGACGGTTCGCTCGACCGGGCCGCTCTCGGGGCGACCGTGTTCGCCGATCCGGGCCGTCTCGCGCAGCTGAACGCCATCGTGCACCCTGCCGTGCGCGCCGAGTCCCAGCGCCGTTTCGACGCCGCGTTCCGTGCCGATCCGGATGCTGTCGTCGTCTACGACGTGCCGCTTCTCGTGGAGGCGCGTGTCGATGACCCGTGGGATGCGATCGTCGTCGCGCACGCGCCCGAGGAGGTCCGTCTCGAGAGGCTCGTCGGGCTGCGCGGGATGACGCCGGAGGAGGCGCGCCGCCGGATCGCCGCCCAGGTCCCGGACGAGCGGCGGCTCGCGATCGCCGACGTCGTCATCGACACCGCAGGATCGATCGCGGACACGCTGGCCCAGACGGACGCGCTCTGGGGCCGGCTCCGAGCGCACGGACGCGGCCCCGATGTCGGAGGGGCGGCATACGCTTGA
- a CDS encoding signal peptidase I — translation MVQLLRRLALPVLWALAAMGVGCGVVWGATAIGLIQPLVVISGSMEPEIMTGDLLIATKVPAESLEVGDVVSLPSALTDSLVTHRITAIADSDGTRTVTMKGDHNEFSDALDYPVTGDVWKPAVQLPGWGTAIMRMTTPAVAVPMFLGLLGLLGLSMMSPAERPARKPLAT, via the coding sequence GTGGTGCAGCTCCTCCGCCGGCTCGCCCTGCCCGTGCTCTGGGCGCTGGCTGCCATGGGCGTGGGCTGCGGCGTCGTCTGGGGCGCCACGGCGATCGGGCTCATCCAGCCGCTCGTCGTGATCTCGGGCTCCATGGAACCCGAGATCATGACGGGCGACCTCCTCATCGCCACGAAGGTCCCCGCCGAATCCTTGGAGGTCGGTGACGTCGTCAGCCTGCCGAGCGCGCTGACCGACTCCCTGGTGACCCACCGCATCACCGCCATCGCGGACTCCGACGGCACGCGCACGGTCACCATGAAGGGCGACCACAACGAGTTCTCCGACGCGCTCGACTATCCGGTGACCGGCGACGTGTGGAAGCCGGCGGTACAGCTTCCCGGATGGGGAACCGCCATCATGCGGATGACCACGCCGGCGGTCGCCGTCCCGATGTTCCTCGGTCTCCTGGGGCTGCTCGGCCTCAGCATGATGAGCCCGGCCGAGCGACCGGCACGAAAGCCCCTGGCTACGTGA
- a CDS encoding CoA-binding protein, whose translation MSATSAGDACALPPATDAASCALPAVVEPGRTWTGPTQPQRFGLLRRARSIAIVGASGNPARASYFVATYLLSSTPYDVYLVNPRETEILGQPVYPSLSALPVQPDIVDVFRRHDDLPGVAQEAVDSGAKTLWLQLGSWNEEAAAIAEAAGLSVVMDRCIKIEHARFHGGLHLAGFDTGVISSRRQLLAR comes from the coding sequence ATGAGCGCGACCTCCGCCGGCGACGCCTGCGCCCTTCCTCCGGCCACGGATGCCGCCAGCTGCGCGCTCCCCGCGGTCGTCGAACCGGGCCGCACCTGGACCGGCCCCACGCAGCCGCAGCGGTTCGGACTGCTGCGGCGGGCGCGATCGATCGCCATCGTCGGGGCGTCGGGCAACCCCGCGCGGGCCTCCTACTTCGTCGCGACGTACCTGCTCTCCAGCACGCCCTACGACGTCTATCTCGTGAACCCGAGGGAGACCGAGATCCTCGGGCAGCCGGTGTATCCGTCGTTGAGTGCCCTGCCAGTGCAGCCCGACATCGTCGACGTCTTCCGTCGTCATGACGACCTGCCAGGGGTCGCGCAGGAGGCGGTCGACAGCGGGGCCAAGACGCTGTGGCTCCAGCTCGGCTCCTGGAACGAGGAGGCGGCCGCGATCGCGGAGGCGGCCGGGCTCTCGGTGGTCATGGACCGCTGCATCAAGATCGAGCACGCCCGTTTCCACGGCGGTCTGCATCTCGCCGGCTTCGACACCGGCGTGATCAGCTCCCGGCGGCAGCTGCTCGCGCGCTGA
- a CDS encoding O-acetylhomoserine aminocarboxypropyltransferase/cysteine synthase family protein: MTEDHRFGFRTRALHAGGTPDAATGARAVPIYQTTSFVFDDAADAGNLFALQKYGNIYSRIGNPTVAALEERLASLEGGIGAVATASGMSAEFITFAALVGAGDHVVAAAQLYGGTVTQLDVTLRRFGVETTFVSSSDPADFAAAIRPETKVVYVEMIGNPSGEIADIAGLAAVAHEAGVPLVVDATLATPYLARPLEHGADIVIHSVTKFLGGHGTTLGGVVIEKGTFDWGNGKFPQMTEPVASYGGISWWGNFGEYGFLTKLRSEQLRDIGPALSPQSAFTLLQGVETLPQRIDAHIANARVVAEWLAADTRVSYVTWAGLEGHPHHERAARYLPLGPGSVFAFGVAAEDGRAAGEAFIENLQLASHLANIGDARTLVIHPASTTHRQLTEEQLVAAGVRPDLIRISVGLEDAEDIIWDLDQALTLATGAHR, encoded by the coding sequence ATGACCGAGGACCACCGCTTCGGGTTCCGCACCCGCGCTCTGCACGCCGGCGGCACACCGGACGCCGCCACCGGAGCGCGGGCGGTGCCGATCTACCAGACGACGTCGTTCGTCTTCGACGATGCGGCCGACGCCGGGAATCTCTTCGCGCTGCAGAAGTACGGCAACATCTACTCGCGCATCGGCAACCCCACCGTCGCCGCCCTGGAGGAGCGGCTGGCCTCGCTGGAAGGCGGTATCGGGGCGGTGGCGACCGCCTCCGGGATGAGCGCCGAGTTCATCACGTTCGCCGCGCTCGTGGGCGCGGGCGATCATGTCGTCGCCGCCGCGCAGCTCTACGGCGGCACGGTGACGCAGCTCGACGTCACCCTGCGACGGTTCGGCGTGGAGACGACGTTCGTCAGCTCCTCCGACCCGGCTGACTTCGCCGCGGCCATCCGTCCGGAGACCAAGGTCGTCTACGTCGAGATGATCGGGAACCCGTCGGGCGAGATCGCCGACATCGCGGGTCTCGCCGCCGTCGCGCATGAGGCGGGGGTGCCGCTCGTCGTCGACGCCACCCTGGCCACGCCGTACCTCGCGCGCCCGCTGGAGCACGGGGCGGACATCGTCATCCACTCGGTCACGAAGTTCCTCGGCGGGCACGGCACGACCCTCGGCGGTGTGGTCATCGAGAAGGGCACGTTCGACTGGGGCAACGGCAAGTTCCCGCAGATGACCGAACCCGTGGCCTCCTACGGCGGCATCTCCTGGTGGGGCAACTTCGGCGAGTACGGATTCCTCACCAAGCTGCGCTCCGAACAGCTGCGCGACATCGGACCCGCCCTGAGCCCGCAATCGGCCTTCACGCTCCTGCAGGGCGTAGAGACGCTGCCCCAGCGCATCGACGCTCACATCGCCAACGCCCGGGTCGTCGCCGAGTGGCTGGCTGCAGACACGCGCGTGTCCTACGTCACCTGGGCAGGGCTCGAAGGTCATCCGCATCATGAGCGTGCCGCCCGGTACCTGCCGCTGGGACCGGGATCCGTGTTCGCGTTCGGGGTCGCCGCCGAGGACGGCCGCGCCGCGGGGGAGGCGTTCATCGAGAACCTGCAGCTCGCGTCCCACCTCGCCAACATCGGCGACGCCCGCACCCTGGTGATCCACCCGGCCTCCACCACGCACCGCCAGCTCACCGAGGAGCAGCTCGTCGCAGCCGGCGTACGCCCCGACCTGATCCGCATCTCCGTCGGCCTGGAGGACGCGGAGGACATCATCTGGGACCTCGATCAGGCCCTCACCCTCGCGACGGGAGCCCACCGATGA
- the acs gene encoding acetate--CoA ligase: protein MDVTTTEARLREERIYPPSPAFLDANVTADAYERAAADPLAFWEDAARRLDWTEPWTAVHEWDPPVDGAVPAARWFLGGRLNVAVNCVDRHVDAGRGDKVALHFEGEPGDRVSVTYADLQRRVAQAAHALEGLGIRPGDRVVIYLPVLVETVVITLACARIGAVHSLVFGGFSAEAVRFRLEDTGAKLLVTSDGQFRRGTATEVKTAADAAAGGLPELEHVLVLRRTGQSVPWTEGRDVWWHDVVDTAPTAHQAKAFDAEHPLFIIYTSGTTGKPKGLVHTSGGYLTHASWAHWAHFDAKPDDVHWCTADLAWVTAHTYEIYGPLSNGLTQVIYEGTPDTPHRERHLEIIERYGVTVYYTAPTLIRMFMTWFGDELPSGHDLSTLRLLGTVGEAINPEAWVWFRRNFGRDELPVIDTWWQSETGAAMIAPLPGITPLKPGSASVPLPGIDVAAVDENGDEVAPGRSGTLVVRRPWPGMARTVWGNPERYRDAYWAAYAGVGAHGGYYVAGDGATRDADGFIWILGRLDDVVNVSGHRLSTIEIESALVAHETVGEAGSAGVADPVTGQAVVAFVTPSGRAEIDAHALRAEVARAIGPVAKPKHVIVVPDLPKTRSGKIMRRLLAQLWDAEQDRRAGRTPQALGDTTSLQNPWAVDDIAGALAAESRTS, encoded by the coding sequence ATGGACGTGACGACGACCGAGGCTCGGCTGCGGGAGGAACGGATCTATCCTCCGTCGCCCGCGTTCCTCGACGCCAACGTGACCGCGGACGCCTACGAGCGCGCGGCCGCTGATCCTCTGGCCTTCTGGGAGGACGCGGCGCGCCGACTGGACTGGACCGAGCCGTGGACGGCCGTGCACGAGTGGGACCCGCCCGTCGACGGTGCGGTCCCGGCAGCGCGATGGTTCCTCGGCGGCCGGCTGAACGTCGCGGTGAACTGCGTGGACCGTCATGTCGACGCCGGGCGCGGAGACAAGGTGGCGCTGCACTTCGAAGGGGAGCCCGGTGACCGGGTCTCGGTGACCTACGCCGACCTCCAGCGCCGGGTGGCCCAGGCGGCGCACGCGCTGGAAGGCCTCGGGATCCGACCCGGCGACCGTGTGGTGATCTACCTCCCCGTGCTCGTGGAGACGGTGGTCATCACGCTCGCCTGCGCGCGGATCGGAGCCGTCCACTCCCTCGTCTTCGGGGGGTTCTCCGCAGAGGCCGTGCGTTTCCGGCTCGAGGACACCGGGGCGAAGCTGCTCGTCACCAGCGACGGCCAGTTCCGGCGGGGGACGGCGACCGAGGTCAAAACCGCCGCCGATGCCGCCGCTGGCGGACTGCCGGAGCTCGAACACGTCCTCGTGCTCCGTCGCACCGGACAGAGCGTCCCGTGGACCGAAGGCCGGGACGTGTGGTGGCACGACGTCGTCGACACGGCCCCCACCGCGCATCAGGCGAAGGCCTTCGACGCCGAGCACCCGCTCTTCATCATCTACACCTCCGGCACGACGGGGAAGCCCAAGGGCCTCGTGCACACCTCCGGCGGCTATCTGACGCACGCGAGCTGGGCGCACTGGGCGCACTTCGACGCCAAACCCGACGACGTCCATTGGTGCACGGCCGATCTCGCCTGGGTCACCGCCCACACCTACGAGATCTACGGGCCGCTGTCGAACGGGCTCACCCAGGTCATCTACGAGGGCACGCCGGACACTCCGCACCGCGAGCGGCACCTGGAGATCATCGAGCGCTACGGCGTCACGGTCTATTACACGGCCCCGACCCTCATCCGGATGTTCATGACCTGGTTCGGCGACGAGCTGCCGAGCGGCCACGACCTGTCGACCCTGCGACTGCTCGGCACGGTGGGCGAGGCGATCAATCCGGAGGCCTGGGTGTGGTTCCGCCGGAACTTCGGGCGGGATGAGCTCCCCGTCATCGACACGTGGTGGCAGTCGGAGACCGGGGCCGCGATGATCGCACCCTTGCCCGGCATCACACCCCTGAAGCCCGGCTCCGCGTCGGTCCCGCTTCCGGGCATCGACGTCGCGGCGGTCGACGAGAACGGTGACGAGGTGGCGCCGGGCCGGTCCGGGACGCTGGTCGTCCGGCGTCCGTGGCCGGGGATGGCGCGGACCGTCTGGGGCAATCCGGAGCGCTACCGCGACGCGTACTGGGCCGCGTACGCAGGCGTGGGCGCGCACGGCGGCTATTACGTCGCCGGAGACGGGGCGACCCGGGACGCCGACGGATTCATCTGGATCCTGGGCCGGCTCGACGATGTCGTGAACGTGTCCGGACATCGCCTCTCGACGATCGAGATCGAGTCGGCGCTCGTGGCGCACGAGACGGTCGGCGAAGCCGGGTCCGCCGGTGTGGCGGACCCCGTCACCGGGCAGGCGGTCGTGGCGTTCGTCACCCCGTCCGGCCGGGCGGAGATCGACGCGCACGCGCTTCGCGCTGAGGTCGCCCGCGCGATCGGTCCGGTCGCGAAGCCGAAGCACGTCATCGTGGTGCCGGACCTGCCCAAGACACGCTCGGGGAAGATCATGCGTCGCCTGCTCGCGCAGCTCTGGGATGCCGAACAGGATCGGCGCGCGGGACGCACTCCGCAGGCCCTCGGCGACACGACGTCACTGCAGAACCCCTGGGCCGTCGACGACATCGCCGGCGCTCTCGCCGCAGAATCGAGGACATCATGA
- a CDS encoding ABC transporter permease, translating to MTGFEDRVVVPAESRDTLEFAKGAPRRGTGGARRGLPPVVRVLGGFLLPAVILIAWQVVTTAGLIEPYRLPAPASVFQAGVELAESGQLWTHIAISVQRVLLGFAIGSVVGLAAAGIVGLSRWGDVLLSPTLAAVRAVPSLAWVPLLILWMQIGEESKVTLIAIGAFFPVYTTVASALRHVDPQLVEAGRSFSLHGWSLFRTVQLPAVVPSVVSGLRLALAQAWLFLVAAELIASSMGLGFLLTDSQSTGRVDRILLSIVLLALLGTITNGVLALLDKYLLRRWT from the coding sequence GTGACCGGTTTCGAGGATCGGGTGGTCGTCCCGGCGGAATCGCGGGACACACTCGAGTTCGCGAAGGGTGCTCCCCGGCGGGGGACGGGGGGAGCACGGCGTGGTCTGCCGCCCGTCGTGCGGGTCCTCGGGGGCTTCCTGCTCCCGGCCGTGATCCTCATCGCCTGGCAGGTGGTCACGACGGCCGGTCTCATCGAGCCGTACCGACTCCCGGCGCCGGCGTCGGTCTTCCAGGCCGGGGTGGAACTCGCCGAGTCCGGTCAGCTCTGGACCCACATCGCCATCTCGGTCCAGCGGGTGCTTCTCGGGTTCGCGATCGGCTCCGTCGTCGGCCTCGCCGCGGCCGGCATCGTCGGGCTGTCGCGCTGGGGTGACGTGCTGCTCAGCCCGACGCTCGCCGCGGTTCGCGCGGTGCCGTCGCTCGCCTGGGTGCCGCTGCTGATCCTGTGGATGCAGATCGGCGAGGAGTCCAAGGTGACCCTCATCGCGATCGGCGCGTTCTTCCCGGTCTACACGACGGTCGCCTCGGCGCTCCGACATGTGGATCCGCAGCTCGTCGAGGCGGGACGCTCGTTCAGCCTGCACGGATGGTCGCTGTTCCGCACGGTCCAGCTCCCGGCTGTCGTGCCGTCCGTCGTCTCCGGCCTCCGCCTCGCGCTCGCCCAGGCGTGGCTGTTCCTGGTTGCTGCCGAACTGATCGCGTCGTCCATGGGGCTCGGCTTCCTGCTGACGGACTCGCAGAGCACGGGTCGCGTCGACCGCATCCTGCTCTCCATCGTGCTGCTCGCGCTGCTCGGCACGATCACCAACGGCGTGCTCGCGCTGTTGGATAAGTACCTGCTGCGGCGATGGACGTGA
- a CDS encoding aliphatic sulfonate ABC transporter substrate-binding protein, which produces MSTITRRIIPAIAVAGTMMLVATGCVAGENASAEAESTPAGNGEWSADTLSIDFATYNPLSLVIRDQGILEDILGDDVTVEWVQSAGSNKANELLRSGSVDVGSTAGSAALLARANGSPIQVIDIFSQPEWSAIVVGPDSDITSVEDLKGASVAATKGTDPYFFLLQALEEGGLSLADVEVQNLQHADGRAALDGGSVDAWAGLDPIMAAAEQESGDKLIYRNVDFNTYGFLNATEDFIDNHPDLAQAVVDAYEEARAWALENPEETAALLAEVAGIDLEVATTVIQERSNLDVNGVPGDDQLAVLEKIAPVLVESGDVQGGQESVDKALSSIINDTFATKAGAGE; this is translated from the coding sequence ATGAGCACCATCACCCGCCGTATCATCCCTGCGATCGCCGTCGCCGGGACGATGATGCTCGTCGCCACCGGCTGCGTCGCCGGCGAGAACGCGTCCGCCGAGGCCGAGTCCACCCCCGCCGGGAACGGCGAGTGGTCGGCGGACACGCTGTCCATCGACTTCGCGACCTACAACCCCCTCAGCCTGGTGATCCGCGACCAGGGCATCCTGGAGGACATCCTCGGTGACGACGTCACCGTCGAATGGGTGCAGTCCGCCGGGTCGAACAAGGCCAACGAGCTCCTCCGCTCGGGTTCGGTCGACGTGGGATCGACGGCGGGCTCGGCTGCGCTGCTCGCCCGCGCGAACGGTTCGCCCATCCAGGTGATCGACATCTTCTCCCAGCCCGAGTGGTCGGCCATCGTCGTCGGTCCCGACAGCGACATCACCTCGGTCGAGGACCTCAAGGGCGCCTCCGTCGCGGCCACCAAGGGCACCGACCCCTACTTCTTCCTCCTCCAGGCCCTGGAGGAGGGCGGGCTGTCGCTGGCCGACGTCGAGGTGCAGAACCTCCAGCACGCCGACGGGCGCGCGGCGCTCGACGGCGGTTCCGTCGACGCGTGGGCGGGGCTCGACCCCATCATGGCCGCCGCGGAGCAGGAGTCGGGCGACAAGCTCATCTACCGCAACGTCGACTTCAACACCTACGGCTTCCTCAACGCGACCGAGGACTTCATCGACAACCACCCCGACCTCGCTCAGGCCGTCGTCGACGCCTACGAGGAGGCGCGTGCGTGGGCGCTCGAGAACCCGGAAGAGACGGCCGCCCTGCTGGCCGAGGTCGCCGGCATCGACCTCGAGGTCGCGACCACGGTCATCCAGGAGCGGTCGAACCTCGACGTGAACGGCGTCCCCGGTGACGATCAGCTCGCCGTGCTCGAGAAGATCGCCCCGGTGCTCGTCGAGTCCGGCGACGTCCAGGGCGGGCAGGAATCCGTCGACAAGGCGCTGTCCAGCATCATCAACGACACCTTCGCGACGAAGGCGGGCGCAGGCGAGTGA